From a single Raphanus sativus cultivar WK10039 chromosome 3, ASM80110v3, whole genome shotgun sequence genomic region:
- the LOC108844821 gene encoding uncharacterized protein LOC108844821, whose protein sequence is MEQLLLGSIWVACLKKHIFNRQGFWLTPESPRFSSAIRSILQLRPMLSTLMRCVVAGQGGPWSLKNASVFDATRNGSWHLPAARYDDLQRIQIAITEIVPLVSGNGHDLFLWRKSNDSYGPSFSSKNTWEYLRVTAPTVYWHKVIWFKNIPRNTFTAWRALLRRLQTKDRL, encoded by the exons ATGGAACAACTTCTGCTAG GGTCCATTTGGGTGGCGTGTCTGAAGAAACATATCTTTAACCGACAAGGTTTCTGGTTGACTCCGGAATCACCCCGGTTCTCATCTGCTATTCGTAGCATTCTTCAGTTGAGACCAATGTTATCCACTCTTATGCGCTGTGTG GTAGCAGGGCAGGGAGGTCCTTGGAGTCTGAAGAATGCCTCTGTGTTTGATGCTACAAGGAACGGCTCGTGGCATTTACCCGCTGCTAGGTATGATGATCTTCAAAGAATTCAGATTGCAATTACGGAGATTGTACCTCTGGTTTCTGGAAATGGGCATGATCTCTTCCTCTGGCGTAAGTCCAATGATTCTTATGGTCCTTCCTTCTCCTCAAAGAACACTTGGGAGTATCTAAGGGTCACTGCTCCAACAGTCTATTGGCACAAGGTCATCTGGTTCAAGAACATCCCCAGAAATACCTTCACTGCTTGGCGGGCTCTACTTAGGCGGTTACAAACGAAGGATAGGCTTTAG
- the LOC108845774 gene encoding importin subunit alpha-3-like encodes MSLRPSAKTEARRNRYKVAVDAEEGRRRREDDMVEIRKNKREENLQKKRREGISSAAAQSEHDLPSEKKFIENLTEMVAGIWSEDSNSQLETTILLRKMLSREQNPPINDVIQSGVVPRVVTFLSRVDFPKLQFEAAWTLTNIASGTSQNTNVIIESGAIPLFVQLLSSANEEVREQAVWALGNVAGDSPKCRDIVLSCCAMLPLLSQFNEHTKLSMLRNATWTLSNFCRGKPQPSFEQTSPALPFLKGLVQLTDDEVLTDACWALAYLSDNTNEHIQAVIDSGVIPRIIQLLAHMSPAVLIPALRTIGNIVTGNDVQTQTVVDHQVLPSLLVLIKKNYKKSIKKEACWTISNITAGSSNQIQAVIEAGGIQALVWVLDNAEFEVKKEAAWGISNATTGGTHDQIKFMVSKGCIRPICDLLTCPDPRIAMVCLEAVENILVVGEAVKRSGLTGDENLFATLVEEAGGLEKIENLQSHDNEDIYQRSVKVLETFWTEDDGEETGDGNNDIRVNVPPPGLFNFI; translated from the exons ATGTCTCTCAGGCCTAGCGCGAAGACGGAGGCGCGACGGAACCGGTACAAAGTGGCGGTCGACGCGGAGGAGGGACGGCGGAGGCGAGAGGATGACATGGTTGAGATCAGGAAGAACAAGAGGGAAGAGAATCTTCAGAAGAAGAGACGCGAGGGGATCTCTTCGGCCGCGGCACAATCGGAACATGATCTTCCTTCTGAGAAGAAA TTTATAGAGAATCTAACGGAGATGGTTGCTGGGATATGGTCAGAGGATAGCAACTCACAACTTGAGACGACCATTCTCTTGCGCAAAATGCTTTCAAGGG AGCAAAACCCTCCTATCAATGATGTTATACAGTCTGGTGTTGTTCCTCGCGTTGTGACTTTCCTTTCAAGGGTTGATTTTCCCAAACTTCAG TTTGAGGCAGCTTGGACGCTCACCAACATTGCTTCAGGGACATCGCAGAACACAAATGTCATCATTGAAAGTGGTGCTATCCCTTTATTCGTCCAGCTTCTCAGCTCCGCTAATGAGGAAGTCCGCGAACAG gCGGTTTGGGCATTGGGAAATGTTGCTGGAGACTCACCAAAGTGCCGTGATATTGTCTTAAGTTGCTGTGCCATGTTGCCTCTTCTGTCTCAGTTCAATGAGCATACAAAACTCTCAATGCTTAGGAATGCTACGTGGACTTTATCAAACTTCTGCAGAGGGAAGCCTCAGCCTTCCTTCGAACAG ACAAGCCCAGCTTTACCATTTCTTAAGGGCCTTGTGCAATTAACAGATGACGAAGTACTCACAGATGCATGCTGGGCTCTGGCATACCTCTCGGATAACACAAATGAACATATACAGGCGGTTATCGATTCAGGCGTTATCCCTCGCATCATCCAGCTCTTAGC TCATATGTCGCCGGCAGTGCTGATTCCTGCTCTTCGTACCATTGGGAATATAGTAACCGGCAATGATGTACAGACTCAG ACGGTTGTGGACCATCAGGTGCTTCCTAGTCTTTTGGTCCTTATTAAAAAGAACTACAAGAAGAGTATCAAGAAGGAAGCTTGCTGGACTATCTCGAACATAACAGCTGGGAGTTCGAATCAGATACAA GCAGTGATTGAAGCAGGTGGCATTCAAGCTCTGGTTTGGGTGCTCGACAACGCAGAGTTCGAAGTGAAAAAAGAAGCTGCTTGGGGAATCTCAAATGCTACTACTGGTGGCACTCATGATCAAATCAA gttTATGGTGAGCAAAGGGTGTATCAGACCGATATGCGATCTTCTAACCTGCCCGGATCCAAGAATCGCAATGGTTTGCTTAGAAGCGGTGGAGAACATTCTGGTGGTTGGAGAAGCAGTGAAGCGCTCGGGTCTCACAGGTGACGAGAACCTCTTTGCTACACTGGTAGAAGAAGCAGGAGGACTTGAGAAGATTGAGAATCTTCAGAGCCACGACAACGAGGATATATACCAAAGATCTGTGAAAGTCCTCGAAACCTTTTGGACTGAAGACGACGGTGAGGAAACAGGAGACGGCAACAATGATATTCGCGTTAATGTTCCTCCTCCTGGTCTATTCAACTTTATATGA